A DNA window from Planctomycetota bacterium contains the following coding sequences:
- a CDS encoding FAD binding domain-containing protein has product MRDFALIYLNGVRREIRGREALMMLAEWLRKEAGMTGTKIVCAEGDCGSCTVLRAFPAPGAKEGAVAPQLEFEAMNSCIATVAQMDGSHIVTVEGMACGGELSPAQSAMQKCHASQCGYCTPGFVMAMSGMLEKHDRADARTAANYLTGNLCRCTGYSTIVEAAVTVRATERHSVARRYSDPAAIRDALETTKRPMRIEHGGVKLFAPVKLRDAAAFAGLEPECKVLGAATDLGVPINKGKPMPRTLLSLHLVPELYEAKTARRGITVGARVTLAQLRRLSEKSAPEFARFLNLFASPQIKNVATLAGNIANASPIGDTLPFLLIAGGTIHVVGRPGGKGPLKKRSIAMTELYLGYKKLSLQPGEIITHVTFDCGSDHEVLRLYKVSQRKDLDISAISGAFALVLGGRRGKQTAPMVASARIAYGGVAATPIRVPQAEEALVGELTEQKVEEVARLIAGSIKPLSDVRGSAAYRRVTAANLFRRYGHEVLHG; this is encoded by the coding sequence ATGCGTGACTTCGCCCTGATCTACCTCAACGGAGTGCGACGGGAGATCCGCGGGCGGGAGGCGCTGATGATGCTCGCCGAATGGCTCCGCAAGGAGGCGGGCATGACGGGAACCAAGATCGTCTGCGCGGAAGGAGACTGCGGCTCCTGCACGGTGCTGCGCGCGTTTCCGGCGCCCGGCGCGAAGGAGGGCGCGGTCGCGCCGCAACTCGAGTTCGAGGCGATGAACTCCTGCATCGCCACCGTGGCCCAGATGGACGGCTCGCACATCGTCACGGTGGAGGGCATGGCCTGCGGCGGCGAGCTCTCGCCGGCGCAGTCGGCGATGCAGAAGTGCCACGCCTCGCAGTGCGGCTACTGCACGCCGGGATTCGTGATGGCCATGAGCGGCATGCTGGAGAAGCACGACCGCGCGGACGCCCGGACGGCCGCCAACTACCTGACCGGAAATCTCTGCCGCTGCACGGGGTACTCGACCATCGTCGAGGCGGCCGTGACGGTGCGGGCCACCGAGAGGCATTCGGTGGCGCGGCGATACTCCGATCCCGCCGCGATCCGGGACGCGCTGGAAACCACGAAGCGGCCGATGCGGATCGAGCATGGCGGCGTGAAACTCTTCGCGCCGGTGAAATTGCGCGATGCCGCGGCCTTCGCGGGACTCGAGCCGGAGTGCAAAGTGCTCGGCGCCGCCACCGATCTTGGCGTTCCGATCAACAAGGGCAAGCCGATGCCCCGGACGCTGCTGAGCCTGCATCTGGTGCCGGAGCTCTACGAGGCGAAGACCGCGCGCCGCGGGATCACGGTGGGGGCGCGGGTGACGCTGGCGCAATTGCGGCGTCTGAGCGAGAAGTCGGCACCGGAGTTCGCGCGCTTCCTGAACCTCTTTGCGTCGCCGCAGATCAAGAACGTGGCCACGCTGGCGGGCAACATCGCCAACGCTTCACCCATCGGCGACACGCTTCCCTTTCTGCTGATCGCGGGCGGGACCATTCATGTCGTGGGCCGGCCCGGCGGCAAGGGGCCGCTGAAGAAGCGATCGATTGCCATGACCGAGCTCTACCTCGGCTACAAGAAATTGTCGCTGCAACCCGGCGAGATCATCACGCATGTCACTTTCGACTGCGGCTCGGACCACGAGGTGTTGCGCCTCTACAAGGTCTCGCAGCGCAAGGACCTGGACATCAGCGCCATCAGCGGAGCCTTTGCCCTGGTGCTCGGTGGTCGGCGCGGGAAGCAGACCGCGCCGATGGTCGCGTCGGCGCGCATCGCCTACGGCGGCGTCGCCGCGACTCCCATTCGCGTGCCGCAGGCCGAGGAAGCGCTGGTGGGCGAGCTCACCGAGCAGAAGGTGGAGGAGGTGGCGCGATTGATCGCCGGCTCCATCAAGCCGCTCTCCGATGTGCGCGGCAGCGCCGCCTATCGGCGCGTGACGGCCGCCAACTTGTTCCGCCGCTACGGGCATGAGGTGCTGCATGGATAG